ACATCGTCACGCTTGATGTGACTGACATCCTGCACGGCGAAATTGCCCGGACGGACGGCAAACAGTGACAAATGTCCGTCTTCGCCGGCATCGACCATCATTTCGACACTCGGACCGAATTCGGACGGATAGATTTGCGCATCGGTGACGCGCCAGTCGCCCGGCAGCTGCGGCAAAATGATTGCCGTCGATGCGCGGATTTCATCCGGATTGTAATTCGCAGCCGCCGATTGCGGCTTGAGCTCCTCGCGCACAGTCGTTGTCTTATAGGCACGCACCGCGTCGTCGACGAAGGCCGGCGGCCGCGTGGACGCACTCACCTCGCTCGCCGTAAAGGCGCCGAAGGATGTATGCGCAACCCAGCCGGTGGTCACCAGCACCGCAATGGCGGCAACTCGCTGGAAGGAGCCCAGCATGCGGCCATAGACCAGCCCGCGCTCCAGCCGCCGCGCGGCCTCACGCGTTTCTGCCCGAACCACATGGCCTTCGCCGGC
The Rhizobium sp. 11515TR DNA segment above includes these coding regions:
- a CDS encoding anti-sigma factor family protein, with translation MKIVDPIIDTDLDAYVDGELTLARRVEVESYLSEHPEIAAKVMADMSIRGELRMALAGEGHVVRAETREAARRLERGLVYGRMLGSFQRVAAIAVLVTTGWVAHTSFGAFTASEVSASTRPPAFVDDAVRAYKTTTVREELKPQSAAANYNPDEIRASTAIILPQLPGDWRVTDAQIYPSEFGPSVEMMVDAGEDGHLSLFAVRPGNFAVQDVSHIKRDDVQAAYWQIGEVAYALIGNGKAGQLDGDAEKLARSLY